One genomic window of Pelmatolapia mariae isolate MD_Pm_ZW linkage group LG5, Pm_UMD_F_2, whole genome shotgun sequence includes the following:
- the tpgs2 gene encoding tubulin polyglutamylase complex subunit 2 isoform X1, with product MEETKESFKIADRLTLGITRILENMPGVVDVRFAEREPAEKRSLLSWEQKNTCILPEDLRDFYLTTDGFTLTWSVKLDSECVPLGCMMINSVARLCPLLQPVSLFSLPNAPSLADLDWEESGTESGSARVPVAPHFDSRSRIFELDSCGGNGKVCLVYKNCTPGVVAQRSEIWFLDRSLRWHFLTTTFTSYYRLMITHLGLPEWQYHFTPYGPSPQAKQWASLYQPLTFNCELSLADPAGDLYLNKLDPSKAFKGKAKVPAPKKKQLTQCNSGGAAKGQSNAGRQSGAKR from the exons ATGGAAGAAACAAAGGAGAGCTTCAAGATTGCCGATAGGCTGACGCTCGGTATCACTCGGATACTTG AGAACATGCCTGGGGTGGTGGACGTGCGTTTCGCAGAAAGAGAGCCTGCAGAGAAGAGGAGTTTGCTGTCATGGGAGCAG AAAAACACGTGTATATTACCAGAAGACCTGAGAGACTTCTATCTGACAACTGATGGCTTTACACTAACATGGAGCGTTAAACTAGACA GTGAGTGTGTTCCCTTAGGATGCATGATGATTAATAGTGTGGCCAGACTGTGCCCGCTGCTCCAGCCCGTGTCACTCTTCTCTCTGCCCAATGCGCCATCACTCGCTGACCTAGACTGGGAGGAGAGCGGCACAGAAAGTG GGTCGGCGCGTGTGCCCGTCGCACCTCATTTCGACTCCCGGAGCCGCATCTTCGAGCTGGATTCCTGTGGTGGGAATGGCAAAGTGTGCCTAGTCTACAAAAATTGCACTCCAG GTGTGGTTGCTCAGAGGAGTGAAATATGGTTTCTAGACCGCTCTCTGCGCTGGCATTTTCTGACCACAACCTTTACCTCTTACTACCGACTGATGATAACCCATCTGGGTCTGCCTGAGTGGCAGTATCACTTCACCCCATATGGCCCCAGCCCTCAGGCTAAG CAGTGGGCATCCCTCTACCAGCCTCTGACTTTCAACTGTGAGCTCAGTTTGGCGGATCCTGCTGGGGATTTATATCTGAACAAGCTGGATCCTTCCAAGGCTTTCAAAGGCAAAGCCAAGGTCCCAGCCCCCAAGAAGAAGCAGTTGACACAGTGCAACTCAGGGGGCGCAGCCAAGGGCCAAAGCAATGCAGGAAGACAAAGTGGAGCAAAGCGGTGA
- the tpgs2 gene encoding tubulin polyglutamylase complex subunit 2 isoform X2 — protein MEETKESFKIADRLTLGITRILENMPGVVDVRFAEREPAEKRSLLSWEQKNTCILPEDLRDFYLTTDGFTLTWSVKLDSECVPLGCMMINSVARLCPLLQPVSLFSLPNAPSLADLDWEESGTESGVVAQRSEIWFLDRSLRWHFLTTTFTSYYRLMITHLGLPEWQYHFTPYGPSPQAKQWASLYQPLTFNCELSLADPAGDLYLNKLDPSKAFKGKAKVPAPKKKQLTQCNSGGAAKGQSNAGRQSGAKR, from the exons ATGGAAGAAACAAAGGAGAGCTTCAAGATTGCCGATAGGCTGACGCTCGGTATCACTCGGATACTTG AGAACATGCCTGGGGTGGTGGACGTGCGTTTCGCAGAAAGAGAGCCTGCAGAGAAGAGGAGTTTGCTGTCATGGGAGCAG AAAAACACGTGTATATTACCAGAAGACCTGAGAGACTTCTATCTGACAACTGATGGCTTTACACTAACATGGAGCGTTAAACTAGACA GTGAGTGTGTTCCCTTAGGATGCATGATGATTAATAGTGTGGCCAGACTGTGCCCGCTGCTCCAGCCCGTGTCACTCTTCTCTCTGCCCAATGCGCCATCACTCGCTGACCTAGACTGGGAGGAGAGCGGCACAGAAAGTG GTGTGGTTGCTCAGAGGAGTGAAATATGGTTTCTAGACCGCTCTCTGCGCTGGCATTTTCTGACCACAACCTTTACCTCTTACTACCGACTGATGATAACCCATCTGGGTCTGCCTGAGTGGCAGTATCACTTCACCCCATATGGCCCCAGCCCTCAGGCTAAG CAGTGGGCATCCCTCTACCAGCCTCTGACTTTCAACTGTGAGCTCAGTTTGGCGGATCCTGCTGGGGATTTATATCTGAACAAGCTGGATCCTTCCAAGGCTTTCAAAGGCAAAGCCAAGGTCCCAGCCCCCAAGAAGAAGCAGTTGACACAGTGCAACTCAGGGGGCGCAGCCAAGGGCCAAAGCAATGCAGGAAGACAAAGTGGAGCAAAGCGGTGA
- the aqp7 gene encoding aquaporin-7 — protein MDVSDKERLRNTIREKNPEVERREEEEEKVEEEEMKDLAQSVKPGVFQQRGGKVTRPKVWLKNELIRVGLAESLSTYVMMSLGLGSVAQVVTGQGAFGQYLSINLGFGLAVAMGSHVGGKISGAHMNGAVSFTMCVFRRLPWKMLPLYISAQLLGSFLAAGTIYAVYYEAIHDYCRGNLTVTGEKATAGIFATYPAPYLSLIAGFFDQVFGTAMLLLCLMALSDQKNKPAPAGSEPAFVGFLVLLIGISLGSNSGYAINPTRDIAPRVFTAMAGWGSDVFRAGNGWWWVPLVAPPIGGVLGAGLYKAVVELHHPHLSEAGGEMVEEAVPLDKEINTIENMCV, from the exons ATGGATGTGAGTGACAAAGAGAGACTGAGAAACACAATTAG ggaaaaaaatcctgaggttgaaaggagagaagaagaggaagaaaaagtagaagaagaagaaatgaaggACTTGGCGCAGTCAGTAAAACCCGGGGTGTTTCAGCAGAGGGGAGGTAAAGTAACTCGACCCAAAGTTTGGCTAAAGAATGAACTCATTCGTGTGGGACTTGCTGAATCACTTAGCACATATGTCATGATG TCATTGGGCTTGGGGTCTGTGGCCCAGGTAGTGACCGGTCAGGGAGCTTTTGGACAGTACCTCAGCATCAACCTAGGTTTTGGACTGGCTGTTGCCATGGGGTCTCATGTTGGAGGGAAGATCTCGG gggctcatatgAACGGAGCCGTATCATTCACAATGTGTGTGTTTCGCCGCCTCCCGTGGAAGATGCTACCTCTTTATATTTCAGCACAGCTATTGGGGTCATTTCTTGCAGCAGGGACAATTTATGCTGTCTACTATG AAGCCATTCATGACTACTGTAGAGGAAACCTGACTGTGACTGGTGAGAAGGCCACAGCTGGTATCTTTGCCACCTATCCTGCTCCATACCTCTCTCTGATAGCTGGATTTTTTGACCAG GTATTTGGCACAGCGATGCTACTACTGTGCCTTATGGCTCTATCCGACCAGAAGAACAAACCAGCGCCAGCAGGAAGTGAGCCTGCATTTGTGGGTTTCCTGGTGCTTCTCATTGGCATTTCTTTGGGTAGCAACAGTGGTTATGCCATCAACCCCACCAGAGACATAGCACCCAGGGTTTTCACTGCCATGGCAGGCTGGGGATCTGATGTGTTCAG GGCTGGAAATGGATGGTGGTGGGTGCCTCTAGTTGCCCCCCCTATTGGAGGAGTCCTTGGAGCAGGGCTATACAAGGCTGTTGTGGAACTGCATCACCCACACCTCTCTGAAGCGGGTGGAGAGATGGTTGAAGAAGCTGTCCCTCTGGATAAAGAGATAAATACCAttgaaaatatgtgtgtgtga